DNA sequence from the Selenomonas timonae genome:
TGTTTCGATCTGACAAATGTCGGTGATGGTCTTACAGATCTGCTCGGTAGAACTGCTGATATGTTTTGCTAAAACGTCAATATCTTTTGTCACCCGTGACGAAAACTCGAAAATTGTATAGAGCAAAGCACCGCCCTTCAAAATAAAATGTTCTCGATATGCGGAGATGGAGAGTCGATAGAGAAATCTCTCGATGCCGTACCGTATCAATAGTTCGTTATAGTTTTTATTTTTTTCACGTCCCAGGTTCTTGAGCTTGTCTTTTACACTTTGCTCATTCATGCGATATACACCTCCGTATAACGATGGATATATTTATAGACGCGAAGCTGGCGAGAGTAATGGAGTAGCTTGTCCAGTTGACGATTTTTCTTGTTGTGCATATAGTTTTTGAATATATCGAGTGCTGCATCCAGTCCAACGCGGGGCAGATACCGAAACATATCGCAGACCACACGTTCACGATTGTAGATACGAAGGGGATAATTTTCTTCAGAAATGATTTCAATGCCAAGATCTATTATTTTTTCATTGGCAAAGAAAAATTCGATTTGTGGGTAGCTTGGAAGGGGGAGACGGCGGGATTTGTTGCTGGGAAGCGTTAATTGAATGGAAGAGGGAATTATATTTGTCAGGTCGTAATAGCTGGCTGCTGTAAACATGCTGATGACTGCCTGTGGGAACAGATCTTGTGCAAGAATCATATCATTATCCGGCAGATCGATGTGAGCGTATTGATATACGCCCTTTTGAATTCGTATCAGCTGATTCTTTTTTAATAGCTGGCGGAATTCAAACTCTGTCATATGGTGTAGCAGATCTTTTTTTCGCCATGTAATGCTATCTGTGAGATTTTTTTCTGAAGGAATCATAAAGTTCACCCCTTATCTGTTTTCTATATCCATTATACACGAAATCCAGTCATGCACATATAAATTTTTATATGTGCATGACTGGATTTTTACTGAATTATGTATTTACTTGTCGCCCCGCACCTGCGCCGTCGATGGCGACGGCGACGCCGGTCTCGGTGAAGGTTTTCATCTCGTTTACGACGTGGAGGGCGGCGCGTACAATCTCTATGCCGAGGATGCCCGCGATGCCTGCGGTCAGCTCCG
Encoded proteins:
- a CDS encoding type IV toxin-antitoxin system AbiEi family antitoxin domain-containing protein — protein: MIPSEKNLTDSITWRKKDLLHHMTEFEFRQLLKKNQLIRIQKGVYQYAHIDLPDNDMILAQDLFPQAVISMFTAASYYDLTNIIPSSIQLTLPSNKSRRLPLPSYPQIEFFFANEKIIDLGIEIISEENYPLRIYNRERVVCDMFRYLPRVGLDAALDIFKNYMHNKKNRQLDKLLHYSRQLRVYKYIHRYTEVYIA